AACATTGCTATGTTGTTTCTCAATTGGAGACCTGTGTTAGACAAGAACAGGCAACTTAGCACATATTGGATATACTGTAATAAACTTCCGGCATAGTCTTTCAGAGACTTCAACAGGTTTGAATGAACCATCTACATATTTAATTTGAAGTGTGAACAGTATAATAAGTTACTCAGAGATGCCATAAAATAGCATTGGGACCTCCTCAAAATCACAACACTTGGTTTGTAAAAGATCCAAGGGGCAAAGGTCCACTACACTTACCCTGAAAAAGTGAAGCAAGAAGCCGCTTGATAAATAAATCACTCAAAGGCAGTCTCTTGGCTCTTTCTTACACAACGGGCCACTTTCCTTTTGAATTCCCCATGTCGGTCTTCCCTCCACTCTTTCTGCAGGGGGAACAATGAAGGGGGAAAACATTTTAGTTGAAAGATGACAGATTCTTGCTCTCCAAAGGCAAATATGATGCTTGGGAACCTGGAACATTCAGAATTCTGTGCACTACAGGATGGAATATACCattaaaaggtccaatgcagtcgTTTAaactcaatatcaaatcatttctgggtaacaattaagtacccaaactccatcccaccaaaacaggctgaaatttcaggtggtcttttcaaacagctcttacacgaAAAGGGCATCATCAgcattttcacaatattattataacctcagtgtggaaatgtatataaaacacaggaaatcatgtttttgactgcactgggcctttaactccTTTTGTCCTAAATAACCATCCACAGATTGTCGATTTATAAAGAACCGTAACCAGAGTGAGCTCAAACCCCTGATTTGGCCCCTCAGGTGAAAATGAGACTTACTGCAGCGTCAACATTGGCAGGCGAGTCTCCGTTAGGGTCCGCCAACATGGAAATAACACTAATCATAATGGTTTCCACTGTGTGGATGGGCAGCCAGCGCTCCTCAGGCTTCTCATAGCCGTACTTATCTTCACCAGGCTCGTGCAAAATAGATATACATACGTCACCATTCTTGTCAACTGCAAACAGGATAAGAGACATGAAATTAGAACAGATTTATTTACTTATttctgtgtgcatgcgtgtgagtgtgcgtgcaAATAACTGCCAGAGTAAGGGATTTTGGTGGGttacaaaaaagtattacttTACTGAGAAACACTACTGATCCTCCTGAGGGATAGTCTACATTTCCCCAACAGTAAACAGACAAAAAAGTGCCAATAATTTCAAGAGAAAACAGTGCAATACACTCATACTTACCATTAGGGTGCCATAAATCTGTGATAAATTTCATTTTAGGTGGCCTGAGAGGGTAGTCTTTGGGAAACGTGAGATGTGCTTTAAACACACCGCCTTCACTGTGGCAGAGAGAAATATGGTTCATTATGGTCAAATATCAGGTGTTGGAAtatagggatgtgacaaatggaaaAAGTCTAACGTTTAAACAgcaattaaaaatattttttttctgttaAAACAATAAGAAAAATTCATAATTCCACGTGATTATCACattttgtccggacctctggcagtctatatgggggtgccacagggttcaattctcgggccgactcttttctctgcatatatcaatgatgtcgctcttgctgcaggtgattctttgatccattctgtatacatctggcccttcttttgttAACAAACCTCTAAATGAGCTTcaatggcctccaactgctcttaaacgctagtaaaactaaatgcatgctcttcaacagatcgctgcccgcacctgcccgcccgcccgcctagcatcactactctggacggttccgacttagaatatgcggacaactataaatacctaggtgtctggttagactgtaaactctccttccagactcatattaagcatctccattccaaaattaaatctagcgttggcttcctatttcgcaacaaagcctccttcactcatgctgccaaacataccctcgtaaaactgactatcccgccgatccttgacttcggcgatgtcatttacaagatggcctccaaaactctactcagcaaactggatgcagtctatcacagtttcatccgttttgtcaccaaagccccatatactatccaccattgcgacctgtatgctctcgttggctggtcctcgctacatatttgtcgccaaacccactggctctataagtctttgctaggtaatgctccgccttatctcagctcactggtcaccatagcaacacccacccgtagcacgcgctccagcaggtatatttcactggtcatccccaaagccaacacctgctttggccgcttttccttccagttctctgctggcaatgactggaacgaatcgcAAAAATCATTGAATTTGGAGACTTATatatccctcactaacttcaagcatcggctgtcagagcagcttaccgatcgctgcagctgtacacagcccatctgtaaatagcccatccaaccaactacctaactcatccccatatttttttttctgctcttttgcacaccagtatttctacttgcacatcctcatctgcacatctatcactccagtgttaattgctaaattgtaattacttcgccactatggcctatttattgccttacttcacttgcacacactgtataccgattttttctattgtgttattgactgtacgtttgtttatctcatgtgtaactgtgttgttgttgtttttgtctcactgctttgctttatcttgggcaggtcacagttgtaaatgagaacttgttctcaactggcctacctggttaaataaaggtgaaataaaaataataaaaaaacattgcAGATGTTCTAGAGAAAATTGTATAATCTATGCTGGAGTTGGAAGGGGACAGTTATAGTTATGTAGTTTTAATTAGTCtagctgacgttagctagctagcttctctcagtttgatgcagtcaagacaaaATACTACGTAATCAGATGAGATGATAAATAACTAGCAATAAGGTAGTCTAGCACAAATCAACTTGGttgccctctctccccctccctgcatCATTCACAGATGCATACCGCACAGTTCCGGTTAATAAAGTagcaaaaaaatgtatattttttctgATCCCAATTTCGTTTAAACGTTCACACTAATTGTAATATAATTGAAAAGATCCCAATACTTTGCATGAACGGACAACTGCTGTATATGACAAATAGCAAATTCCTCCTCACATCCACATACTCCCCAGCTGCCTTATCAACCCACCCACACAGCAAAATCAGAGTGGAACTGTGCTGGCAGACTTACTAGCATGTGTCTGGTGGGCCGATGATTAAGACTTCCCATCTGTAGAGGTCATTATCGTCTATCAAGCCTGCTGAGAATCCTTCCACTGGGTTCTTATTCAGCTCTGGTAAATAAAGAGAAAACATTTTAACATCATTTGGTTTTCATCAGAAATAAATACACAAAAATAAATGGCTCTATTGTGATATTTGACTCTTGAACTTCATCCAGTCAATAAAGTAAGAAGTACATCTCACAAATCAGTTGTGTTAGAATGCTGGATTCAGCACTCAGATTTAAATGTTCCTCCCTGTGAACATAAATCTTTAAATAATTTGTATCCCTATTAAGTAGCAATTTAAACAACTCAAACATTTAAACTGCTAACTCAAAAGTGCAATGTGGTTTAAATGTGCTGTCACACTGGCAGCCAGTCCCCTGCTGTGCTTCGACAGCAGCAGTCAAATGGCTACTGCAGTAGTAGGTTACACACCCTTTGAACAGCAACCCTGACGAGTGCGTTTACGTTTCATAGTTACTTTTAAATCATATCAACACATTTATTCAAGCAACTGTTTCATTATTTTGCATAGACCAGGTCAAGTTAATCTAGTTAAATTCTAAGTACTCCAGAATTTGTTGGGAGGGAGGAATTGAAAGTGTGCCAATGCAAAAGAGAAACTGGTAAATATGAGTGGTGCTTTTAAGTCACATGACCAGTAATCAATACAGAGGAGCATTGTCAAGGAGGTCATAGGTTCAGAGAGTTCATGGAATGTGTGAATCTCAAGGCTTCCCCTTTTGAGAAACAAAGCGTCAGGGACCAAGAAAGGCCTCTGGGACACAGCCACATAGGGCTTTAAGAAGGTgttctccctccgctgagaactTGGCAAGGAGCCGCAGTAATAGGGTCCTGTAAAATCTGTTTAATTTTCTGCTTGATTCCGTTTATCCCCCAAACTCCGTTTTCTCCGCTTTTCTAAGTTTTCATTTCCTTCTATTTTTTCAGGTTTTCACTCTCAACATTACACCTGGTATAATAGGAAAAAAAACTAAATGGGATGTTAAGTCCACAACATcatttaaaccacatcaggagatgTCTGGGGAAATTGATttagaaaaagccatatctgagactggccaaaacatttttttttattaagatgggcaaaagaacacagacactggagagagtaactctgcctagaaggccagcatcccggagtcgcctcttcactgttgatgttgagactggtgttttgcgggtactatttaatgaagctgccaattgaagacttgtgaggtgtctgtttctcaaactagacactaatgtacttgtcctcttgctcagttgtgcaccggggcctcccactcctcattctattctgattagagcccgtttgcgctgttctgtgaagggagtagtaccgcagtgtacgagatcttcagtttcttggcaatttctaaacatggaatagccttcatttctcagaacaagaatagactgatgagtttcagtagaaagttatttgtttctggccattttgagtctgtaatgaaacccacaaatgctgatgctccatatactcaactagtctaaagtaggccagttttattgcttctttaatcagaacaagttTTCAGCTTTACTAACATATGTGCAAAAGGTttttgtaatgatcaattagccttttcaaatgataaacttggattagctaacacaacgtgccattggaacacaggagtgatggttgctgataatgggcctctgaatggaatatctacataggcgtacaaaatcagccatttccagctacaatagtcatttacaacattaacaatgccaAAGCATCCACCCGGGGTGCATGCTTTGGTTTTTGcaatagcactacacagctgattcaaataaccaactcattatGAAGCTTTGATGATTttgaatcaactgtgtagtgcttgggcaaaaaccaaaacagagtttgggaaaccctgctttaaaacaccatgtttcatctgtatgtgcttaaaaaaaaaaagtaaagtgTCATATGAAGCGTTACCGCTTTctctgtaatatgagtagtattttgatttcaataacaatttttttacattaaattatgaatattaaaaaatataaactTGAAAATACACTTTCTGATTGGGTTCATTCTTCAATATGAACATAATATACTCTACAGGCACATCAATGTTCCAGAGTGGGATCTCTGCTAGTTTTAGAGTTGAAGTTTGCACCCCGTTTTTTTGCTCCATTGTTCAGGTGGCCAAGCGGACACAAGGCTGTTTGGCTCATCTCAGTCACGAAGAGGAACAATttaaatctgccgttctgcccttgagcagaGAGGTTGGGATAAAAGCGGAAGACACATttaggttgaatgcattcagttgtgcaactgacaagGTATCATAATTGCCTTTACCAATGCATGTGGTAACGTTCAAATAAAACCCAGCCCTTAAACGAAACAGGTTGAAAATAATTTGTATGTCATATCATaggaaaatacactgctcaaaaaaataaagggaacacttaaacaacacaatgtaactccaagtcaatcacacttctgtgaaatcaaactgtccacttaggaagcaacactgattgacaataaattgcacatgctgtttccacaacaggtggaaattataggcaattagcaagacacccccaataaaggagtggttctgcaggtggtgaccacagaccactttcAGTTCCTAttcttcctggctgatgttttggtcacttttgaatgctggcggtgctttcactctagtggtagcatgagacggagtctacaacccacacaagtggctcaggtagtgcagctcatccaggatggcacatcaatgcgagctgtggcaagaaggtttgctgtgactgtcagcgtagtgtccagagcatggaggcgctaccagtaCATCaggacaggccagtacatcaggagacgtggaggaggccgtaggagggcaacaacccagcagcaggaccgctacctctgcctttgtgcaaggaggagcactgccagagccctgcaaaatgacctccagcaggccacaaatgtgcatgtgtctgctcaaatggtcagaaacagactccatgagggtggtatgagggcccgacgtccacaggtgggggttgtgcttacagcccaacaccgtgcaggacgtttggcatttgccagagaacaccaaaatTGGCatctgtgctcttcacagatgaaagcaggttcacactgagcacgtgacagagtctggagacgccgtggagaacgttctgctgcctgcaacatcctccagcacgaccggtttggcggtgggtcagtcatggtgtggggtggcatttctttggggggccgcacagccctccatgtgctcgccagaggtagcctgactgccattaggtaccgagatgagatcctcagaccccttgtgagaccatatgctggtgcggttggccctgggttcctcctaatgcaagacaatgctagacctcatgtggctgga
The sequence above is a segment of the Salvelinus alpinus chromosome 1, SLU_Salpinus.1, whole genome shotgun sequence genome. Coding sequences within it:
- the ube2g1a gene encoding ubiquitin-conjugating enzyme E2 G1a, encoding MTEPQAALLLRRQLAELNKNPVEGFSAGLIDDNDLYRWEVLIIGPPDTCYEGGVFKAHLTFPKDYPLRPPKMKFITDLWHPNVDKNGDVCISILHEPGEDKYGYEKPEERWLPIHTVETIMISVISMLADPNGDSPANVDAAKEWREDRHGEFKRKVARCVRKSQETAFE